One region of Microbacterium sufflavum genomic DNA includes:
- a CDS encoding Lrp/AsnC family transcriptional regulator — translation MPANDVMADETDRIVAAALQVNGRASWGEIARAIDLPERTVARRGQRLLDRGLVRVSTYVDPARVLHARAVLFRITTEPHALWHVARTLARRTDASSVSVLEGSSDIAGMLLPHDDASIRELLFTDFPEVDGIASINVTTVLKFFRSGHDWRVGVLTDEQVRMLDESSGSEVDPADALSADEEALIRLLLKDGRMPVAQLARALGLNVTTTRRRMESLNRRGLMHPRTEIVPSLFGLGLEALVWLRVPMDRLEKVGTALAAAPEVKFIVATTGTSQLLMNVLVTDADAFYDFLTGPAVAGHDGLEVVESLVVITPVLRGSLIVDEAPEALAQDMPTGAIRL, via the coding sequence GTGCCCGCGAACGATGTGATGGCCGACGAGACCGACCGGATCGTGGCCGCGGCCCTACAGGTGAACGGGCGGGCGTCGTGGGGTGAGATCGCGCGCGCCATCGACCTGCCGGAGCGCACGGTCGCCCGCCGTGGACAGCGTCTGCTCGACCGCGGCCTCGTACGGGTCTCCACCTACGTCGACCCGGCGAGGGTGCTGCACGCCCGGGCCGTGCTGTTCCGCATCACGACCGAGCCGCACGCGCTGTGGCACGTCGCCCGCACCCTCGCGCGGCGCACCGACGCCTCCTCGGTGTCGGTCCTGGAGGGCAGCAGCGACATCGCGGGCATGCTGCTCCCCCACGACGACGCGTCGATCCGCGAGCTGCTGTTCACCGATTTCCCGGAGGTCGACGGCATCGCGTCGATCAACGTCACCACGGTGCTGAAGTTCTTCCGCTCGGGGCACGACTGGCGGGTGGGCGTGCTGACCGACGAGCAGGTGCGCATGCTCGACGAGTCGTCGGGCTCGGAGGTCGATCCGGCCGATGCGCTGAGCGCCGACGAGGAGGCGCTGATCCGGCTGCTGCTGAAGGACGGGCGGATGCCGGTGGCGCAGCTCGCCCGCGCCCTGGGCCTCAACGTGACCACGACCCGGCGCCGCATGGAGTCGCTGAACCGGCGCGGCCTGATGCATCCGCGCACCGAGATCGTGCCGAGCCTGTTCGGGCTGGGCCTGGAGGCTCTCGTGTGGCTGCGCGTGCCGATGGACCGGCTGGAGAAGGTGGGCACGGCTCTGGCCGCGGCTCCGGAGGTGAAGTTCATCGTGGCGACGACGGGCACCTCGCAGCTGCTCATGAACGTGCTGGTGACCGATGCCGACGCGTTCTACGACTTCCTCACGGGACCGGCGGTCGCGGGGCACGACGGGCTCGAGGTCGTGGAGTCGCTCGTCGTGATCACCCCGGTGCTTCGCGGCTCGCTGATCGTCGACGAGGCGCCCGAGGCGCTGGCGCAGGACATGCCGACGGGAGCCATCCGGCTATAG
- a CDS encoding CCA tRNA nucleotidyltransferase: MLNMADGLARLGALAENPVVRTLAQAFAEAGFELAVVGGPVRDALLGRETHDLDFTTNASPDQILAIVKPVASAHWDIGRAFGTIGARVQGEQVEITTYRADSYDGVTRKPTVEFGDTIDGDLVRRDFTVNAMALQVPAVKLIDPTGGVEDLVAGVLRTPADPRVSFGDDPLRMLRAARFSAQLGFRVDDDTAAAITELRETLAIVSPERIQSELVRLMQTDDPVRGIRVLVDTGLIEEFLPEVSELRLEVDEHHHHKDVYEHSLTVLRQAIALEHTRHPGAAPDVPLRIAALLHDIGKPRTRKLEPGGAVTFHHHDVVGARMARKRLQALRFDTATTDAVAALIELHLRFFGYAEGTWTDAAVRRYVRDAGDLLERLHILTRADVTTRNKRKAARLSAAYDDIESRISALREQEELDAIRPELDGNRIQEVLGIRPGREVGEAYKFLLDLRLDEGVLGPEVAEQRLREWWAARG; encoded by the coding sequence ATGCTCAACATGGCCGACGGCCTCGCCCGTCTCGGCGCGCTCGCCGAGAATCCCGTCGTCCGCACCCTCGCGCAGGCGTTCGCCGAGGCCGGGTTCGAGCTCGCCGTCGTGGGCGGACCGGTGCGCGACGCCCTGCTCGGCCGGGAGACGCACGACCTCGACTTCACCACGAACGCCTCGCCCGACCAGATCCTCGCGATCGTGAAGCCCGTGGCCTCGGCGCACTGGGACATCGGTCGAGCGTTCGGAACGATCGGCGCGCGCGTGCAGGGCGAGCAGGTCGAGATCACGACGTACCGCGCCGACAGCTACGACGGGGTCACCCGCAAGCCCACGGTCGAGTTCGGCGACACGATCGACGGCGACCTCGTGCGGCGCGACTTCACCGTGAACGCGATGGCCCTCCAGGTGCCGGCGGTGAAGCTGATCGACCCGACCGGAGGCGTGGAGGATCTGGTGGCCGGGGTCCTCCGCACGCCCGCCGACCCGCGGGTGTCGTTCGGCGACGACCCGTTGCGCATGCTGCGGGCCGCCCGCTTCAGCGCCCAGCTCGGCTTCCGCGTCGACGACGACACCGCCGCCGCGATCACCGAGCTCCGCGAGACCCTGGCGATCGTCAGCCCCGAGCGCATCCAGTCCGAGCTCGTGCGGCTGATGCAGACCGACGACCCCGTGCGCGGCATCCGCGTGCTGGTCGACACCGGCCTTATCGAGGAGTTCCTGCCCGAGGTCAGCGAGCTGCGCCTCGAGGTCGACGAGCACCACCACCACAAAGACGTGTACGAGCACTCGCTCACGGTGCTGCGCCAGGCGATCGCGCTGGAGCACACCCGGCACCCCGGCGCCGCGCCCGACGTGCCGCTGCGCATCGCCGCCCTCCTGCACGACATCGGCAAGCCGCGCACCCGCAAGCTCGAACCGGGCGGGGCCGTGACCTTCCACCACCACGACGTGGTCGGCGCGCGCATGGCCCGCAAGCGCCTGCAGGCCCTGCGCTTCGACACCGCCACGACCGACGCCGTCGCCGCCCTGATCGAGCTGCACCTGCGGTTCTTCGGCTACGCGGAGGGCACCTGGACGGACGCGGCCGTGCGCCGGTACGTGCGCGACGCGGGCGACCTGCTGGAGCGCCTCCACATCCTCACCAGGGCCGACGTGACCACGCGCAACAAGCGCAAAGCCGCCCGGCTCTCCGCGGCCTACGACGACATCGAGTCGCGCATCTCGGCGCTGCGCGAGCAGGAGGAGCTCGACGCGATCCGCCCGGAGCTCGACGGCAACCGCATCCAGGAGGTGCTGGGCATCCGCCCGGGCCGCGAGGTGGGCGAGGCGTACAAGTTCCTGCTCGACCTGCGCCTCGACGAGGGCGTGCTCGGGCCGGAGGTCGCCGAGCAGCGCCTGCGCGAATGGTGGGCCGCCCGCGGCTGA
- a CDS encoding purple acid phosphatase family protein — protein sequence MTSPTPAVRWRRRGLTSVALLAVLGGAVVAPAALAAPDPEVPTGSLITGDTAWHYLDDGTDPSPAPAALRDWTLPAFDDSAWKTAPGSFGAKNGKLGAVGPQTPKTLLNHYLDGVKAPTVPTYFFRTTFELGAGVAEQVAALQSTVTYDDALVVWINGTEVARYVDGRITDTTNVEYAGDSNGDPLTSTFSAEGALLHDGTNTIAVSLFQDRATSSDIYFDMSSLTLVPASDPGTPVIAPPTRVILTPTERPEVSQSFSWLAGDASHTVGQVEIGAAAGGETRVVDAYDAVVVNGNPNKHFSATVTGLTPATEYRYRVGLPGSWSDWFTFRTADPNATDFQFLYYGDAQIGLDTTWPSVVKQAEANAPRSIGSVHAGDLINTSSNENEWLNWFKGMQDSAVRTNVMAAPGNHEYSGDKLLTAWKAAFEYPHNNPSMSSIGALADLAKGDSPVAQQYRAFFEHWSAFAAETAYYTDYQGVRFITLNATRDTTFLTPAGLPSCSGADCPSSQIGTLWTRFQAAWLDLLLQNSPSKWNVVTFHQPVFSASAGRDEPVLRAEWLPVFQRNDIDLVLMGHDHTYARGYVNTDATDTPGLTTGPVYVVSNSGAKHYDLETPEKNVWTNNGATQVLRGEGVTTYQVIDVSKNQLVYRSYLAEKTASASTDLPVGAVYDTFTVTKSDAGEKWVTEAGVTPPVTEEPEPEQPASVELGATTVAAGGTVTVSGSGFAAGAELQLELRSDPVSLGTVTAAADGSFSRTVTIPAATPAGAHTLAVILPDGTEVTAALTVTSAAGGGATTPGQGGSGGASDGDLATTGADSVPYIVAAVVLLAAGLGLFALRRRRALATEASTAESTEAE from the coding sequence ATGACCTCCCCCACCCCTGCGGTGCGGTGGCGGCGTCGCGGACTCACGTCCGTCGCGCTGCTCGCCGTGCTCGGCGGCGCCGTCGTCGCTCCCGCGGCCCTCGCCGCACCCGACCCCGAGGTGCCCACCGGCTCGCTCATCACCGGCGACACCGCCTGGCACTATCTCGACGACGGCACCGACCCGTCGCCCGCCCCGGCCGCCCTGCGCGACTGGACCCTGCCCGCCTTCGACGACAGCGCCTGGAAGACCGCTCCGGGCAGCTTCGGCGCGAAGAACGGCAAGCTCGGCGCTGTCGGGCCGCAGACGCCGAAGACGCTCCTGAACCACTACCTCGACGGGGTGAAGGCGCCCACGGTCCCGACGTACTTCTTCCGCACCACGTTCGAGCTCGGGGCCGGCGTCGCCGAGCAGGTCGCAGCCCTGCAGAGCACCGTCACCTACGACGACGCGCTCGTCGTGTGGATCAACGGCACGGAGGTCGCGCGCTACGTCGACGGCCGCATCACCGACACCACCAACGTCGAGTACGCGGGCGACTCCAACGGCGACCCGCTCACCAGCACGTTCAGCGCCGAGGGCGCACTGCTGCACGACGGCACCAACACCATCGCGGTGTCGCTGTTCCAGGACCGCGCCACCAGCTCCGACATCTACTTCGACATGTCGTCGCTCACGCTCGTGCCCGCGTCCGACCCCGGCACCCCGGTGATCGCCCCGCCCACGCGCGTGATCCTCACCCCGACCGAGCGGCCCGAGGTGTCGCAGTCGTTCTCGTGGCTCGCGGGTGACGCCTCGCACACGGTCGGACAGGTCGAGATCGGCGCGGCGGCCGGCGGTGAGACGCGCGTCGTCGACGCGTACGACGCGGTGGTCGTGAACGGCAACCCGAACAAGCACTTCTCGGCCACCGTGACCGGACTCACCCCGGCGACGGAGTACCGCTACCGCGTGGGTCTCCCCGGCAGCTGGAGCGACTGGTTCACCTTCCGCACGGCCGACCCGAACGCCACCGACTTCCAGTTCCTGTACTACGGCGACGCCCAGATCGGTCTGGACACCACGTGGCCGAGCGTCGTGAAGCAGGCCGAGGCGAACGCACCGCGCTCCATCGGCTCCGTGCACGCGGGCGACCTGATCAACACGTCGAGCAACGAGAACGAGTGGCTCAACTGGTTCAAGGGCATGCAGGACTCGGCCGTCCGCACCAACGTGATGGCGGCCCCCGGCAACCACGAGTACTCCGGCGACAAGCTGCTCACGGCGTGGAAGGCCGCCTTCGAGTACCCGCACAACAACCCCTCGATGAGCTCGATCGGCGCCCTGGCCGACCTCGCGAAGGGCGACTCCCCCGTGGCGCAGCAGTACCGCGCGTTCTTCGAGCACTGGAGCGCGTTCGCCGCGGAGACCGCGTACTACACCGACTACCAGGGCGTGCGCTTCATCACGCTGAACGCGACGCGCGACACGACCTTCCTCACCCCGGCCGGCCTCCCGTCGTGCTCGGGCGCGGACTGCCCGTCGTCGCAGATCGGCACGCTGTGGACGCGGTTCCAGGCGGCGTGGCTCGACCTGCTGCTGCAGAACAGCCCGTCGAAGTGGAACGTCGTGACCTTCCACCAGCCGGTGTTCTCGGCGTCGGCCGGCCGTGACGAGCCGGTGCTGCGTGCCGAGTGGCTGCCCGTGTTCCAGCGCAACGACATCGACCTGGTGCTGATGGGCCACGACCACACGTACGCCCGCGGCTACGTGAACACCGACGCGACCGACACCCCCGGCCTCACCACGGGCCCCGTGTACGTGGTGTCGAACTCGGGCGCGAAGCACTACGACCTGGAGACGCCGGAGAAGAACGTCTGGACCAACAACGGCGCCACCCAGGTGCTGCGCGGCGAGGGCGTGACCACGTACCAGGTGATCGACGTGTCGAAGAACCAGCTCGTGTACCGGTCGTACCTGGCGGAGAAGACGGCGTCCGCGTCGACCGACCTGCCCGTGGGAGCCGTGTACGACACGTTCACGGTGACCAAGTCCGACGCGGGCGAGAAGTGGGTGACCGAGGCCGGGGTCACTCCCCCGGTGACCGAGGAGCCGGAGCCCGAGCAGCCCGCGTCCGTCGAGCTGGGCGCGACCACGGTCGCGGCGGGCGGCACGGTCACGGTCTCAGGCAGCGGCTTCGCGGCGGGTGCCGAGCTGCAGCTGGAGCTCCGCAGCGACCCGGTGTCGCTGGGCACGGTGACGGCCGCGGCCGACGGGTCCTTCTCCCGCACCGTCACGATCCCCGCGGCCACCCCGGCCGGTGCGCACACACTCGCCGTGATCCTGCCGGACGGCACCGAGGTCACGGCCGCGCTCACCGTGACCTCGGCCGCGGGCGGCGGGGCGACCACCCCGGGCCAGGGCGGCTCGGGCGGCGCGAGCGACGGCGATCTCGCGACGACCGGTGCCGACAGCGTGCCGTACATCGTCGCCGCGGTCGTGCTGCTCGCCGCGGGCCTCGGCCTGTTCGCGCTGCGCCGCCGTCGTGCGCTGGCGACGGAGGCCTCGACGGCGGAGTCCACCGAGGCGGAGTAG
- a CDS encoding ABC transporter substrate-binding protein: protein MNTRRILTAGALVATGALVLAGCAAGDDESSASGGEKEFAGETLVVTSFGGDWEKAFIEAVVDPFEEETGAKVELITLYSADALAQVTAQKASPQIDVVHFSGGQEFTAAEQGLIAPIAADDLSESGDLIDIATAGLERGEGPVIQLAPIGLVYNTEADAPAPTSWEDLFDDAYAGHIALTDFSNTYGVLSMLRVADTLGGGIDDPSEAISELGALASSGDAIVVPTSPDLQTAFAQRDTWLAPYAMDYAGTLQDAGLPVEFIVPEEGATASLITANVVEGRDNPDLAKLFIDFELRPEAQAVFAENMRYSPVNTKAELSDEAAESVLTGDELDDVVVYAPGDIAASRQAWTDEWNALITK, encoded by the coding sequence ATGAACACCCGCAGAATCCTCACCGCCGGAGCGCTCGTCGCCACCGGCGCCCTCGTCCTCGCCGGCTGTGCCGCCGGTGACGACGAGTCCTCCGCGTCCGGCGGCGAGAAGGAGTTCGCCGGCGAGACCCTGGTCGTCACGTCGTTCGGCGGCGACTGGGAGAAGGCCTTCATCGAGGCCGTCGTCGACCCGTTCGAGGAGGAGACGGGCGCGAAGGTCGAGCTGATCACCCTGTACAGCGCCGACGCGCTCGCGCAGGTCACCGCCCAGAAGGCGAGCCCGCAGATCGACGTCGTGCACTTCTCCGGCGGCCAGGAGTTCACCGCCGCCGAGCAGGGCCTCATCGCGCCGATCGCCGCCGACGACCTGTCGGAGTCCGGCGACCTGATCGACATCGCGACCGCCGGTCTCGAGCGCGGCGAGGGCCCCGTCATCCAGCTCGCCCCGATCGGCCTGGTCTACAACACCGAGGCGGACGCTCCGGCGCCCACCTCGTGGGAGGACCTGTTCGACGACGCGTACGCCGGTCACATCGCGCTGACCGACTTCTCGAACACGTACGGCGTGCTGTCGATGCTGCGGGTGGCCGACACCCTCGGCGGCGGCATCGACGACCCGTCCGAGGCGATCTCGGAGCTCGGGGCCCTGGCCTCGTCGGGCGACGCGATCGTGGTGCCGACCTCGCCCGACCTGCAGACCGCATTCGCCCAGCGCGACACCTGGCTCGCGCCGTACGCCATGGACTACGCGGGCACGCTGCAGGACGCGGGTCTCCCGGTGGAGTTCATCGTGCCCGAGGAGGGTGCGACGGCGTCGCTCATCACCGCGAACGTGGTCGAGGGTCGCGACAACCCCGACCTGGCGAAGCTGTTCATCGACTTCGAGCTGCGCCCGGAGGCGCAGGCCGTCTTCGCGGAGAACATGCGCTACTCCCCGGTCAACACCAAGGCCGAGCTGTCGGACGAGGCGGCCGAGTCCGTGCTGACCGGCGACGAGCTCGACGACGTCGTCGTCTACGCGCCCGGCGACATCGCCGCGTCGCGTCAGGCGTGGACCGATGAGTGGAATGCGCTGATCACCAAATGA
- the treZ gene encoding malto-oligosyltrehalose trehalohydrolase has product MEVWAPRARRMRLRRLAADGTATDTELTAAADGWWRGDGILADGERYGFLIDDDDHLRPDPRSRRQPGGVHEASAAFDPAAFAWTDSDWTGRQLAGGLIYELHLGTFTPEGTLDAAVARLDHLVELGVTHVELLPVNAVNGRWNWGYDGVLWFAVHEEYGGPAAYQRFVDAAHARGLAVVQDVVYNHLGPSGNYLPLFGPYLREGDSTTWGDSVDLDEPAVRAYIIDNALMWLRDFHVDGLRLDAVHALHDTRPVHLLRELSERVDALSAQQNRPLTLIAESDLNDPTLILPREAGGYGLTAQWSDDWHHAVHVALTGETTGYYEDFASPEAVAKVTDRGFFHDGTFSTFRDRPHGAPIPPEVPSWRLVTFAQDHDQVGNRAAGDRLSATLPPDRLAVAAVLTLTAPGTPMLFMGEEWGATTPWQFFTSHPEPELGRAVAEGRTAEFARMGWDPAAVPDPQDPGTFARSHLDWAEVERPEHTRLLRLYRDLARLRRERPELTEPDTTHARVEVRATDGRPEHRVYRIDRGALSVLVNLSPARAVFAVADEAVELVSTGAHTRADGLLTLPPDSAAVVGPPLH; this is encoded by the coding sequence ATGGAGGTGTGGGCTCCGCGGGCACGGCGGATGCGGCTGCGTCGGCTCGCGGCCGACGGCACCGCGACCGACACGGAGCTCACGGCTGCGGCCGACGGCTGGTGGCGGGGCGACGGCATCCTGGCGGACGGCGAGCGCTACGGCTTCCTGATCGACGACGACGACCACCTGCGCCCCGACCCCCGGTCGCGGCGGCAGCCGGGCGGCGTGCACGAGGCCTCGGCCGCGTTCGACCCCGCCGCGTTCGCGTGGACCGACAGCGACTGGACCGGGAGGCAGCTCGCGGGCGGGCTGATCTACGAGCTGCACCTGGGCACGTTCACACCCGAGGGCACGCTCGACGCGGCGGTCGCCCGGCTGGACCATCTGGTGGAGCTCGGCGTGACCCACGTCGAGCTGCTGCCCGTGAACGCCGTCAACGGGCGGTGGAACTGGGGCTACGACGGCGTGCTCTGGTTCGCGGTGCACGAGGAGTACGGCGGCCCGGCGGCGTATCAGCGCTTCGTGGACGCCGCGCACGCCCGGGGCCTCGCCGTGGTGCAGGACGTCGTGTACAACCACCTCGGCCCGAGCGGCAACTACCTGCCCCTGTTCGGTCCGTACCTGCGCGAGGGCGACAGCACCACGTGGGGCGACTCGGTCGACCTCGACGAGCCGGCCGTGCGGGCGTACATCATCGACAACGCCCTGATGTGGCTGCGCGACTTCCACGTCGACGGCCTGCGGCTCGACGCCGTGCACGCCCTGCACGACACCCGGCCCGTGCATCTGCTGCGCGAGCTGTCGGAGCGGGTCGACGCGCTGTCGGCGCAGCAGAACCGGCCGCTCACGCTGATCGCCGAGTCCGACCTCAACGACCCGACGCTGATCCTGCCGCGCGAGGCCGGAGGGTACGGGCTCACCGCGCAGTGGTCGGACGACTGGCACCACGCGGTGCACGTCGCGCTCACCGGCGAGACCACGGGCTACTACGAGGACTTCGCATCGCCGGAGGCCGTGGCGAAGGTCACCGACCGGGGCTTCTTCCACGACGGCACGTTCTCCACGTTCCGCGACCGCCCGCACGGAGCGCCGATCCCGCCCGAGGTCCCGTCGTGGCGGCTGGTGACCTTCGCGCAGGATCACGACCAGGTCGGGAACAGGGCGGCGGGCGACCGGCTCTCCGCCACGCTCCCGCCCGATCGCCTCGCGGTCGCCGCGGTGCTCACGCTCACGGCCCCGGGCACGCCCATGCTGTTCATGGGCGAGGAGTGGGGGGCGACCACGCCCTGGCAGTTCTTCACCTCGCACCCGGAGCCGGAGCTGGGCCGCGCGGTCGCCGAGGGCCGCACGGCCGAGTTCGCGCGCATGGGGTGGGATCCGGCGGCGGTGCCCGACCCGCAGGACCCCGGCACCTTCGCCCGCTCGCACCTGGACTGGGCGGAGGTCGAGCGACCGGAGCACACGCGACTGCTGCGTCTGTACCGCGACCTCGCGCGACTGCGCCGGGAGCGGCCGGAGCTGACGGAGCCCGACACGACGCACGCGAGGGTCGAGGTGCGCGCCACCGACGGCCGCCCGGAGCATCGCGTGTACCGCATCGACCGGGGGGCGCTGTCGGTGCTGGTGAACCTCTCCCCCGCCCGGGCGGTCTTCGCGGTCGCGGACGAGGCGGTGGAGCTCGTGTCGACCGGAGCCCACACGCGCGCGGACGGCCTGCTCACGCTGCCGCCGGACAGTGCCGCAGTCGTGGGTCCGCCGCTGCACTGA
- a CDS encoding DUF3830 family protein yields the protein MTKQIFLEYENGVRAVATLFEDLAPRTCEAMWGALEKPVTMQTMHAMYAGPEVMMGLPEEAQNFDPEAVPAENQQVVPAPGDLQWYWQRPMQMGGLPFEWYEIGVFYDRGARILGPLGWTPVNIWAGITEGLAEFAQESAAIRIDGAKQLTLGRL from the coding sequence ATGACCAAGCAGATCTTCCTCGAGTACGAGAACGGCGTCCGCGCCGTCGCCACGCTGTTCGAGGACCTCGCCCCCCGCACGTGCGAGGCGATGTGGGGCGCGCTGGAGAAGCCGGTCACCATGCAGACCATGCACGCGATGTACGCCGGGCCCGAGGTCATGATGGGACTGCCCGAGGAGGCGCAGAACTTCGACCCGGAGGCCGTGCCCGCCGAGAACCAGCAGGTCGTGCCCGCACCCGGTGATCTGCAGTGGTACTGGCAGCGCCCGATGCAGATGGGCGGACTGCCGTTCGAGTGGTATGAGATCGGCGTCTTCTACGATCGTGGTGCCCGTATTCTCGGCCCGCTCGGATGGACACCCGTCAACATCTGGGCCGGCATCACCGAAGGACTCGCGGAGTTCGCTCAGGAGAGCGCCGCGATCCGCATCGACGGAGCGAAGCAGCTCACCCTCGGACGCCTCTAG
- a CDS encoding aldehyde dehydrogenase family protein has translation MFTATGDDWADRAATLTLRTRMFIDGAWEDGTAEPLAPVSPRDGRALPPIAAASDADVDRAVRSARAAFDSGVWSRIAPRERGQRLIAFAQLIHDNAEELALTISLEMGKPVREALQTELRAVVNCFRWYGEAVDKVLDELPVTAPGSLALVTREPAGVVAAVVPWNFPLTMTAWKLAPALAVGNSVVLKPAEHTTFSALRLAELAHEAGIPAGVLNVTPGAGHIAGRALGEHHDVDVVTFTGSPEVGRRFLGYAAASNGKRVWPELGGKTASLVLPDADLERAVRATADGCFYNQGQMCTASSRLLVPRAQRDRALEIAADVARTTLPADPFDVGTSMGAIVSEKQLSGIAGFVERAQAEGGELAAGSPERFAAVDGGSYFAPVVLGVTPQHEVAQREVFGPVLSVIAYDDVEEALAIANGTEYGLAAALWSTDLNAVHTLSRRLRAGVVWVNCFEEGDMTIPFGGVKGSGFGRDKSLHAMEKFTDLKTTWIELS, from the coding sequence GTGTTCACGGCTACTGGAGACGACTGGGCGGACCGCGCGGCGACGCTCACCCTGCGCACCCGCATGTTCATCGACGGCGCGTGGGAGGACGGCACCGCCGAGCCGCTCGCCCCGGTCAGCCCGCGTGACGGTCGCGCCCTGCCGCCCATCGCCGCCGCCTCGGACGCCGACGTCGACCGCGCCGTCCGCTCGGCCCGCGCCGCGTTCGACTCCGGCGTCTGGTCGCGCATCGCCCCCCGCGAGCGCGGGCAGCGCCTGATCGCGTTCGCGCAGCTCATCCACGACAACGCCGAAGAGCTCGCCCTCACCATCTCGCTGGAGATGGGCAAGCCCGTGCGCGAGGCCCTGCAGACCGAGCTGCGCGCCGTGGTGAACTGCTTCCGCTGGTACGGCGAGGCCGTCGACAAGGTGCTCGACGAGCTGCCCGTCACCGCGCCGGGCAGCCTCGCCCTCGTCACCCGCGAACCCGCCGGTGTGGTCGCCGCCGTCGTACCGTGGAACTTCCCGCTCACGATGACCGCGTGGAAGCTCGCCCCCGCGCTCGCGGTCGGCAACAGCGTGGTGCTCAAGCCCGCCGAGCACACCACCTTCTCCGCGCTCCGCCTCGCCGAGCTCGCGCACGAGGCGGGCATCCCCGCCGGCGTGCTCAACGTCACCCCCGGTGCCGGGCACATCGCCGGCCGGGCCCTCGGCGAGCACCACGACGTCGACGTCGTCACCTTCACCGGCTCCCCCGAGGTCGGCCGCCGGTTCCTCGGCTACGCCGCCGCCTCCAACGGCAAGCGGGTGTGGCCCGAGCTGGGCGGCAAGACCGCGAGCCTCGTGCTCCCCGACGCCGACCTGGAGCGCGCCGTGCGGGCGACCGCCGACGGCTGCTTCTACAACCAGGGCCAGATGTGCACGGCCTCGTCGCGGCTGCTCGTGCCGCGGGCGCAGCGTGACCGCGCCCTGGAGATCGCCGCCGACGTGGCCCGCACCACGCTCCCGGCCGACCCGTTCGACGTGGGCACCTCGATGGGCGCGATCGTCAGCGAGAAGCAGCTCTCCGGCATCGCCGGCTTCGTGGAGCGGGCACAGGCCGAGGGCGGCGAGCTGGCGGCCGGCAGCCCCGAGCGCTTCGCCGCGGTCGACGGCGGCAGCTACTTCGCCCCCGTCGTGCTCGGGGTCACCCCGCAGCACGAGGTCGCACAGCGCGAGGTGTTCGGCCCGGTGCTCTCGGTCATCGCGTACGACGACGTGGAGGAGGCCCTGGCCATCGCGAACGGCACCGAGTACGGGCTTGCCGCCGCGCTGTGGAGCACCGACCTCAACGCCGTGCACACCCTCTCGCGGCGCCTGCGCGCCGGGGTCGTGTGGGTCAACTGCTTCGAGGAGGGCGACATGACCATCCCGTTCGGGGGCGTCAAGGGCTCCGGCTTCGGGCGGGACAAGAGCCTGCACGCGATGGAGAAGTTCACCGACCTCAAGACCACCTGGATCGAGCTGTCGTGA
- a CDS encoding gamma-glutamyl-gamma-aminobutyrate hydrolase family protein, which produces MTRPLIGITTWRRLIDTDLGTGRPAHTLGAEYAAPVEAAGGAVVLLPPTGGVDEVLDRLDGLVLSGGEDVHPSRYGGAPQDGKTYDSARDGYEIALALGARDRGLPVLAICRGLQVSTVAFGGSLIVDIPATEHHHPVRGADEQLSARHPVVFAEDSRLAALYGTTERIVNTIHHQSVDRSAPGLRPVAWAPDGIVEAVETDGDWPFWAVQWHPEKMIDPDEAAEERPLFAAFVEAARERAAESSAAKKGTR; this is translated from the coding sequence GTGACCCGTCCGCTCATCGGCATCACCACGTGGCGCCGCCTCATCGACACCGACCTCGGCACGGGTCGCCCGGCCCACACGCTCGGCGCCGAGTACGCCGCGCCGGTCGAGGCGGCCGGCGGCGCCGTCGTCCTGCTGCCGCCCACCGGCGGGGTGGACGAGGTGCTCGACCGTCTCGACGGGCTGGTGCTCTCCGGCGGGGAAGACGTGCACCCCTCCCGCTACGGTGGCGCCCCGCAGGACGGCAAGACGTACGACTCCGCCCGCGACGGCTACGAGATCGCCCTGGCCCTCGGTGCCCGCGACCGCGGCCTCCCCGTGCTCGCGATCTGCCGCGGCCTGCAGGTGAGCACCGTCGCCTTCGGCGGCTCGCTGATCGTCGACATCCCCGCCACCGAGCATCACCATCCCGTGCGCGGCGCCGACGAGCAGCTCTCGGCGCGGCACCCCGTCGTGTTCGCCGAGGACAGCCGCCTCGCCGCCCTGTACGGCACGACCGAGCGGATCGTGAACACCATCCACCACCAGTCCGTCGATCGGTCCGCGCCCGGCCTGCGGCCCGTGGCCTGGGCGCCCGACGGCATCGTCGAGGCCGTCGAGACCGACGGCGACTGGCCCTTCTGGGCGGTGCAGTGGCACCCCGAGAAGATGATCGACCCCGATGAGGCCGCCGAGGAGCGCCCGCTGTTCGCGGCGTTCGTCGAGGCCGCCCGTGAACGAGCGGCGGAATCCTCCGCCGCGAAGAAAGGAACCCGATGA